AACTGTTGCCTGTAAATGTAAACTCATCGGTTGAAAAGATACTTGACCTTATTCCTGAATTAATGGAAAAGGCAAACGATACGTTTAAAAAGAAGATAAAAGTAAAAAAGGATTTTAAGGCAGGAGACAAAAGCGGCAAATGCGAAAGTGATGAAGAAGAGTAAATAAGCAAGTTAAAGGTCAGGCAGGCTGTTCGCATACGCTACACTGCTAGCCTATGCAGCTGAGGTAGGAAACTAAAAATCCTGCCTTTTAATTTTGTCAATTTTTATTGCTTAAGAAAATTTACGCGTTATTCGTAGAAATTTATAACGATATAAAGTATAATAGTCAAGTTAAGTAATGATAGAGGCTGGGGCTAAAATTTATGGAAATGACAAGATTGCAGAAGTATATAGCGGATTGCGGTGTTGCTTCAAGGCGAAAGGCAGAGGAATTAATACAGCAGGGAAGCGTAAAGGTAAACGGCATTGTTGTAAGTGAGATGGGTATTAAGGTAAGCAGCAGTGACCGCGTTGAGGTGAATGGCAGTGTGATAAAGCCTGAAAGCAAAAAGGTATACATATTGTTAAACAAACCTTCAGGGTATGTGACTACTGTAAAAGACCAGTTTAGGAGGCCAACCGTAATTGATCTTTTAAAGGGTGTAGACGAAAGGGTTTTTCCGGTTGGAAGGCTTGATTATGAGACTACAGGGCTTTTGGTTCTTACAAACGATGGTGATTTTACTCATAAAATGACTCACCCAAGACACGAAATAGAGAAGACATATCAGGCAACTATTGCAGGGACGCCAACAAAGGACGAGATCCATAGTTTTGAAAGCGGACTGGAAATTGAAGACTATGTTACTTCTCCTGCGAAGTTAAAGATAATAAGTACTAAAGAACGTACATGTGTTATTGAGGTAACAATACACGAAGGAAGAAACAGGCAGGTTAGAAAAATGTGTGAGGCTATAGGACATCCTGTGTTGGCGCTAAAAAGGATTTCGTTAGGGAAAGTTACATTAGGCAATTTGCCTGAGGGAAGCTGGCGCGAATTAACCCGTGATGAAGTGAATTCACTTAGGAATAGCTAAAATATTATTTCGGATTGTGAAGTTATATTTTTTGTATTCCTTGTTAAGCCTCAATAAAATGATTCGATAAATTAGGAAGGATCAGGGGGAGTATCCCCTGATCCAGTAACTAAAGCGTTCTTACTTCTTCTCCTTGCCGGAGCTGTAACTTGCACAAAGAGTCTCATCGTATGGGGCACCACTGTCTGACTTAGCTGCTGCACTTACCTGTACTGCATCTAGAGTACATAAGTTTTGACTGGTCTCATTAAACGTACAACTGCCTACTGAGCACATGATTCTTTGACAATCAGCCATATAGCAACCCCTCCAAAGTTTATTTTTGTGCAAGGTTATTATATGCATTATGAGTGCTTATATATCAAGCAAATTTTTCTTTGACAAATCAATATTTCCAATTTACAATATAAGTTATTGCAATTGATGGACACTAATATTTAACGATATAAATCAAATATTTTAAGGAGTGACTATAATGGATTTATGGTATACTGAATTTCAGACACCTAACGTTGGCATTACATGTAAAACAAAAAAGACTTACCATACTGAAAAGACTGAGTTTCAGGATCTTGCACTGATAGAAACAGAACAGTTCGGAAGAATGCTTGTTTTAGACGGAACAGTACAGACAACTATCGGAGACGAGTTTGTATATCATGAAATGATTACCCATGTACCGCTTTTTACACACAAAAACCCTAAAAAGGTGCTTGTAATCGGTGGTGGAGACGGTGGCGCAATAAGAGAAATAATTAAGCACCCTTCTGTTGAAAAGGCAGTACTTTGTGAAATAGACGGCCGTGTAATTGAAGTTTCAAAGGAATACCTTCCTGAAATAAGCTGTGCTCTGAGTGACAAAAGGGTAGAAGTATTGGTTGCCGACGGTATAAAATATGTTCAGGATAACAAAAATGAGTTTGACGTTATAATGGTTGACTCAACAGATCCTGTAGGACCTGCTGTAGGACTGTTTGCTGTTGATTTTTACAAGGCGATATATGATGCACTTAAAGAAGACGGAATATTTGTTGCTCAAACTGAATCACCATTTTTCCACAAGGATCTGATTAAAAACGTATACAAGGATATAAGCTCATTATTCCCAATAACAAAGCTTTATACTTGTGCAATACCTACATATCCAAGTGGATTCTGGAGCTTTACAATGGGTTCAAAGAAATATGACCCGCTTGAAACTGATATAACAAAGATACCTGAGTTGGATACAAAGTATTACTGCCCTGAGTTGCATAAAGCAGTGTTTGCTTTGCCGAAGTTTGCAAGAGATCTGGTGAAATAATAAGCCCTGAAAGAGGTATAGATAGATATGAGTTTGAAAAATGGAAATTTGACATTATCGACAAGGTTTATGGGCAGCACGGAAAGCTATGAGGAAGCAGATGTTGTTATGGTCGGAGTTCCCATG
This window of the Acetivibrio cellulolyticus CD2 genome carries:
- a CDS encoding pseudouridine synthase, with amino-acid sequence MEMTRLQKYIADCGVASRRKAEELIQQGSVKVNGIVVSEMGIKVSSSDRVEVNGSVIKPESKKVYILLNKPSGYVTTVKDQFRRPTVIDLLKGVDERVFPVGRLDYETTGLLVLTNDGDFTHKMTHPRHEIEKTYQATIAGTPTKDEIHSFESGLEIEDYVTSPAKLKIISTKERTCVIEVTIHEGRNRQVRKMCEAIGHPVLALKRISLGKVTLGNLPEGSWRELTRDEVNSLRNS
- a CDS encoding DUF1540 domain-containing protein, with product MADCQRIMCSVGSCTFNETSQNLCTLDAVQVSAAAKSDSGAPYDETLCASYSSGKEKK
- the speE gene encoding polyamine aminopropyltransferase is translated as MDLWYTEFQTPNVGITCKTKKTYHTEKTEFQDLALIETEQFGRMLVLDGTVQTTIGDEFVYHEMITHVPLFTHKNPKKVLVIGGGDGGAIREIIKHPSVEKAVLCEIDGRVIEVSKEYLPEISCALSDKRVEVLVADGIKYVQDNKNEFDVIMVDSTDPVGPAVGLFAVDFYKAIYDALKEDGIFVAQTESPFFHKDLIKNVYKDISSLFPITKLYTCAIPTYPSGFWSFTMGSKKYDPLETDITKIPELDTKYYCPELHKAVFALPKFARDLVK